A section of the Pseudorasbora parva isolate DD20220531a chromosome 2, ASM2467924v1, whole genome shotgun sequence genome encodes:
- the thoc6 gene encoding THO complex subunit 6 homolog, with amino-acid sequence MGPVELLHMSVFSQSFSPCGRFLAAGNNYGEIAVFSLSAALSPDASEGSQKPILNFTAHDGPVFSLLSTDTHLLSAGNGEISAWSWAELIKKSTKAAWTRKPNYETSLEIPEINAMIINPKDNSLIVGGGDNNIHLMDMETGIFKSVLKGHTDYIHCLCFKEREGEILSGGEDGAVRIWDSRTNRPVHCIEVFKYEECARPQFGKWISCLATDSDWMLCGGGPSLSLWHLRSMSPTSVFPLPGCQREAVFYQDLIMSVGEGPYVSHCLHGGTVKAQIPCSPSSLNTLALNLKNTEHRVMTVGGSSHQIDVFTNFSYRAFSLSF; translated from the exons ATGGGTCCAGTTGAG CTCCTGCATATGTCCGTGTTCTCGCAGAGTTTCTCTCCCTGCGGTCGTTTCCTTGCAGCGGGTAATAACTATGGAGAGATCGCAGTGTTCAG TCTTTCGGCTGCACTGAGTCCAGATGCCTCAGAGGGGAGTCAGAAGCCCATCCTTAACTTCACTG CTCATGATGGTCCAGTGTTCTCTTTACTCTCCACGGACACTCATCTCCTGAGTGCTGGAAACGGAGAGATCAGTGCCTGGAGTTGGGCAGAGCTCATCAAAAAA AGCACCAAAGCTGCATGGACAAGGAAACCCAATTATGA GACTAGTCTTGAAATACCAGAGATCAATGCAATGATCATCAACCCAAAG gaCAACAGCTTGATAGTTGGAGGAGGCGACAATAACATTCACCTCATGGACATGGAGACAGGCATTTTTAAG TCTGTACTGAAGGGTCACACTGACTACATCCACTGCCTGTGCTTTAAAGAAAGGGAAGGGGAGATACTCTCTGGTGGAGAGGATGGTGCCGTGAGGATATGGG ACTCACGGACAAATCGGCCAGTTCACTGTATTGAAGTTTTCAAATATGAG GAATGTGCACGCCCCCAGTTTGGCAAGTGGATTAGCTGTCTTGCTACAGACTCTGATTGGATG CTCTGTGGTGGAGGCCCATCTCTCTCTTTATGGCACCTCCGATCCATGTCCCCCACCTCTGTCTTCCCTTTGCCTGGATGTCAAAGAGAAGCTGTCTTTTACCAGGACCTG ATCATGTCAGTAGGTGAGGGTCCATATGTGTCCCACTGTTTACATGGAGGTACAGTGAAAGCTCAGATTCCCTGCTCTCCTTCATCCCTCAACACACTGGCTCTCAATCTCAAAAACACTGAACATAGG GTTATGACAGTAGGGGGCAGCAGTCACCAAATTGATGTGTTCACCAACTTCAGTTACAGAGCCTTTTCTCTGTCATTCTGA